One window of the Synechococcus sp. CC9311 genome contains the following:
- a CDS encoding cytochrome c biogenesis protein ResB: MPALRRLFALLSDLRLAILLLLLIAGASALGTILPQNEAPDLYLERFNADPWLGMINGEQMLQLQLDSIYSSVWFLSLLAWLGLALILCSWRRQWPALLATTRWIDYRQPRQLSKLALAESILCSNGESALDTLSEELQKQGWQVQRNEDRLAARRGVIGKVGPLLVHTGLVLLLIGAAWGALSGNRLERFLAPGRALDLLDPSGNNRLSLTLERFAIERDPAGRTEQFRSTLRLDPPGGPSEQRMISVNHPLRYRGMTVYQADWSLAAITVQIGKSPELQLPLRSFPELGEQIWGLVLPTRPDGSEPVLMSTSSEQGPVQVFDADGSLLGNLRPGGASTEIKGLPLRVANIMPASGLLLKRDPGVPLVYAGFAITLLGGGLSLIATRQLWAVLDPAPFQPSNRKLHIGGLCNRNLAGLAAELPRLISRVDESRD, encoded by the coding sequence ATGCCTGCACTGCGCCGACTCTTCGCCCTGCTCTCGGATCTTCGATTAGCAATTCTGCTCCTTCTGCTGATTGCGGGAGCAAGCGCCCTTGGGACCATTCTTCCGCAGAACGAAGCGCCTGATTTGTATCTCGAGCGTTTTAATGCAGACCCATGGCTCGGAATGATCAATGGCGAACAGATGTTGCAACTGCAGTTGGACAGCATCTATTCGAGCGTGTGGTTTTTAAGCCTTTTAGCTTGGCTGGGATTGGCCTTGATCTTGTGCAGCTGGCGTCGTCAATGGCCAGCACTGCTCGCCACTACGCGCTGGATTGACTACCGCCAACCCAGGCAACTGAGCAAGTTAGCGTTGGCCGAATCCATTCTCTGTTCCAACGGTGAGTCGGCCTTAGACACACTGAGCGAGGAACTTCAAAAGCAAGGCTGGCAGGTCCAGAGGAATGAGGATCGCCTGGCGGCGCGGCGCGGCGTGATTGGCAAGGTTGGACCCTTATTGGTTCACACCGGCTTGGTGCTGCTGCTAATCGGGGCTGCATGGGGAGCACTTTCAGGAAACCGCTTGGAACGCTTCCTTGCGCCCGGCCGAGCTCTCGACCTACTTGATCCATCTGGCAACAACCGGCTTTCGCTCACCCTCGAGCGCTTCGCGATTGAGCGTGATCCAGCGGGACGCACCGAACAATTCCGATCAACGCTGAGGCTCGATCCACCAGGAGGGCCTTCAGAGCAGCGCATGATCAGCGTGAATCATCCGCTCCGCTATCGAGGGATGACTGTTTATCAAGCGGATTGGTCGCTAGCTGCGATCACCGTGCAGATCGGCAAGAGTCCTGAACTGCAATTACCCCTCCGTAGTTTTCCCGAACTCGGTGAACAAATTTGGGGTCTGGTGCTTCCCACACGGCCGGATGGATCCGAACCTGTGCTGATGAGCACAAGCAGTGAACAAGGCCCTGTTCAGGTGTTCGATGCAGACGGATCTCTGCTCGGCAACCTCCGACCTGGCGGAGCATCCACTGAAATCAAAGGACTTCCCCTGAGGGTGGCAAACATCATGCCTGCAAGCGGGCTGCTCCTTAAGCGTGACCCAGGTGTCCCTCTCGTTTATGCAGGTTTCGCGATCACATTGCTTGGCGGAGGCCTCAGCTTGATCGCAACCCGACAGCTATGGGCCGTGCTCGACCCAGCACCATTTCAGCCATCCAACAGAAAGCTGCACATTGGCGGACTTTGCAATCGAAATCTCGCTGGCTTAGCTGCCGAATTGCCAAGACTGATCAGCAGGGTTGACGAGTCCCGTGACTGA
- the queF gene encoding preQ(1) synthase, producing the protein MSNPATELTKTPLYGERAIADAELICFDNPRPGRPYEVSIELPEFTCLCPFSGYPDFAVLHLIYQPGPRVVELKAIKLYINHFRNTSISHEEVANKILDDLVAACAPVWMQLEADFNPRGNVHTVVRVSHGTRQPC; encoded by the coding sequence ATGAGCAATCCCGCCACTGAGCTCACCAAAACTCCTCTGTATGGCGAAAGAGCTATCGCAGATGCGGAGTTGATCTGTTTCGACAACCCAAGGCCCGGGCGCCCCTATGAGGTGTCAATCGAATTGCCGGAATTCACTTGCCTCTGCCCCTTCTCTGGTTATCCGGATTTCGCGGTATTGCACTTGATTTATCAGCCTGGACCTCGAGTGGTCGAGCTGAAAGCGATCAAGTTGTACATCAATCACTTTCGCAACACTTCGATCTCCCATGAAGAGGTGGCGAACAAAATTCTTGATGATTTAGTGGCGGCCTGTGCTCCTGTTTGGATGCAGCTCGAAGCTGATTTCAACCCTCGTGGCAACGTTCATACGGTTGTGAGAGTCAGTCACGGGACTCGTCAACCCTGCTGA
- a CDS encoding P-II family nitrogen regulator translates to MKKVEAVIRPFKLEDVKLALVNAGIVGMTVSEVRGFGRQKGQVERYRGSEFTVEFLQKLKVDVVIDDDRVEAVINAIAEAAKTGEIGDGKIFVSSVDTVVRIRTGDRDSSAL, encoded by the coding sequence ATGAAAAAGGTCGAAGCCGTCATCCGTCCCTTCAAACTTGAGGACGTCAAATTGGCTTTGGTTAATGCCGGCATCGTTGGCATGACCGTAAGCGAAGTGCGCGGATTCGGTCGCCAGAAGGGTCAAGTAGAGCGATATCGCGGTTCTGAATTCACTGTTGAATTTCTGCAGAAGCTGAAAGTTGACGTTGTGATCGACGATGACCGCGTCGAGGCAGTAATCAACGCCATTGCGGAAGCAGCGAAAACCGGAGAAATTGGCGACGGCAAGATTTTTGTTTCTTCTGTCGACACGGTCGTAAGGATTCGCACCGGCGATCGTGACAGTTCAGCCCTCTGA
- a CDS encoding TlyA family RNA methyltransferase — MVRKQRLDLHMLTLGLAASRQQAQQLIRAGKVRDHRGQLLDKPGQTVLIDLELIVEQPPRFVSRGGEKLLAALEAFPVSVEGRTCLDGGISTGGFTDCLLQHGAHRVYGIDVGYGQTAWSLRIDERVVLRERTNLRRLTATELYGPEDELPTLAVADVSFISLSLVLPAIRALLKPQGSEALVLVKPQFEVGRDRVGKGGVVRDGLAHRDAIASVIASAHSLGWNALGVVGSPITGPAGNHEYLLWLSELEPQQISDEKVRQVIQDTLKSEG; from the coding sequence ATGGTTCGTAAACAGCGTTTAGATCTCCACATGCTGACGTTGGGCTTGGCTGCATCCCGTCAGCAGGCGCAACAGCTCATACGCGCCGGCAAGGTCAGAGATCATCGGGGTCAGCTGCTCGACAAGCCAGGTCAAACCGTTTTGATCGATCTGGAATTGATTGTGGAGCAGCCTCCTCGGTTTGTGTCTAGAGGTGGTGAAAAGTTGCTAGCAGCGTTGGAGGCTTTCCCTGTCTCGGTGGAGGGGCGCACCTGTCTTGATGGTGGAATTTCGACGGGTGGCTTCACCGATTGCTTGCTGCAACACGGAGCCCATCGGGTTTATGGCATCGACGTTGGCTATGGCCAGACTGCCTGGAGTTTGCGTATTGATGAACGCGTTGTTCTCAGAGAGCGCACCAATTTGCGTCGACTGACCGCAACTGAGCTCTACGGGCCTGAAGATGAACTCCCCACTCTGGCTGTTGCAGATGTGTCGTTCATATCATTGTCACTTGTTCTTCCAGCTATTCGCGCCTTGCTGAAACCGCAGGGGAGTGAAGCATTGGTGTTGGTGAAGCCTCAGTTTGAGGTGGGCCGCGATCGGGTAGGTAAAGGTGGGGTGGTGCGAGATGGATTGGCTCACAGGGATGCGATTGCCTCAGTAATCGCTTCCGCACATTCCCTGGGCTGGAATGCCCTGGGAGTTGTGGGGTCACCGATTACCGGTCCTGCCGGCAACCACGAATACCTGCTGTGGTTAAGCGAGCTTGAACCACAACAGATCTCAGATGAAAAGGTTCGACAGGTAATTCAGGACACCCTGAAATCAGAGGGCTGA
- the purB gene encoding adenylosuccinate lyase encodes MIERYTLPEMGEIWTDRAKYQSWLDVEVAACEANCRLGRVPKDAMQTIREQSAFEPERILEIEAEVRHDVIAFLTNVNEHVGDAGRYIHVGMTSSDVLDTGLALQLKASVVLLRKELRALDEAIAKLAAEHKATVMIGRSHAIHGEPITFGFKLAGWLAETRRNCERLARLERDVAVGQVSGAMGTYANTDPEVEKLTCEILGLTPDTASTQVISRDRHADYVQILALVGASLDRFATEIRNLQRTDVLEVEESFAKGQKGSSAMPHKRNPIRSERISGLARVLRSYVVAALENVALWHERDISHSSTERMMLPDCSVTLHFMLREMTAVISGLGVYPENMIRNMNVYGGVVFSQRVLLALVDGGMSREDAYEVVQRNAHSAWNTNGGDFRANLQSDPEVSNKLNADQLAECFSTQLHQANLGVVWDRLGL; translated from the coding sequence TTGATCGAGAGATACACCCTGCCCGAGATGGGCGAGATCTGGACAGACCGTGCCAAATACCAAAGTTGGCTGGATGTTGAGGTTGCAGCCTGTGAGGCCAACTGCAGGCTTGGTCGTGTCCCAAAGGATGCGATGCAAACGATTCGCGAACAGTCGGCATTTGAACCGGAAAGGATCCTTGAGATCGAGGCCGAGGTCCGCCACGACGTCATCGCTTTCTTGACCAATGTGAATGAGCACGTTGGCGATGCAGGACGGTACATCCACGTCGGCATGACCAGTAGCGACGTTCTCGATACAGGCCTGGCGCTGCAGTTGAAAGCCTCAGTCGTTCTTCTGCGCAAGGAGTTGAGAGCCTTGGACGAAGCGATTGCCAAGCTGGCGGCCGAACACAAAGCCACCGTGATGATCGGCCGTTCTCATGCGATCCATGGAGAACCGATCACCTTTGGCTTTAAGTTGGCTGGTTGGTTGGCCGAAACCCGCCGAAATTGTGAGCGTCTGGCTCGCCTTGAGCGTGATGTAGCCGTAGGCCAAGTGAGCGGGGCAATGGGCACCTACGCCAATACGGATCCGGAGGTGGAAAAGCTCACCTGCGAGATTCTCGGCCTCACTCCCGACACGGCAAGCACTCAGGTGATCTCCCGCGATCGCCATGCCGACTATGTGCAGATCCTCGCCCTGGTTGGAGCCTCGCTCGATCGATTCGCAACCGAGATTCGCAACCTGCAGCGCACTGATGTTCTGGAGGTCGAAGAAAGCTTCGCCAAGGGGCAGAAAGGAAGCTCGGCCATGCCACATAAACGCAACCCGATTCGCAGCGAACGGATCAGCGGATTAGCGCGCGTGCTGCGCAGCTACGTTGTGGCGGCTCTGGAAAACGTGGCTCTCTGGCACGAACGTGACATCAGCCACAGCTCAACAGAACGGATGATGCTGCCGGACTGCTCTGTCACCCTGCACTTCATGCTGCGAGAGATGACCGCCGTCATCTCTGGCCTCGGCGTTTACCCAGAAAACATGATCCGCAACATGAATGTCTACGGCGGGGTGGTCTTCAGCCAACGGGTACTGCTTGCCCTCGTGGATGGGGGTATGAGCCGGGAGGATGCTTACGAAGTGGTGCAGCGCAACGCCCACAGCGCTTGGAACACCAATGGTGGTGACTTCCGCGCCAACCTTCAAAGCGATCCCGAGGTGAGCAACAAGCTCAATGCAGACCAACTGGCGGAGTGTTTCAGCACCCAGCTGCACCAAGCCAACCTAGGGGTGGTCTGGGACCGACTCGGCCTCTGA
- the fumC gene encoding class II fumarate hydratase, whose protein sequence is MTQTTRTEYDSMGPVEVPAKALWGAQTQRSLQNFAISDDRIPVDLIHALAQIKQAAAIVNARLGVLDNNRRDLIVKVAADIAEGRHDDQFPLRVWQTGSGTQTNMNVNEVISNLVSRSVGEPLGSHQPVHPNDHVNRSQSTNDAFPAAIHIAAAAGIQYRLLPEVQQLSEAFATKSEAWQDIVKIGRTHLQDAVPLTLGQEASAWRDQLSSARNRIETSLQELYPLPLGGTAVGTGLNAPEGFAYQAATELARLSGLPLISAPNKFAVMASHDGLVNAMGQLRLLAVSLLKIANDLRLLACGPRAGLAELHLPENEPGSSIMPGKVNPTQCEAMAMVCTQVIGLDAAVAMAGAGGHLQMNVYKPLIGFNLLQTITLLTDACHSFRVAMVEGIKPNLSRIQRDVEQSLMLVTPLAPVIGYDKASAIAKYAHEQGSSLRDAALELGYVNATEFDRIIDPAAMTNP, encoded by the coding sequence ATGACCCAAACAACAAGGACTGAATACGACAGCATGGGGCCTGTAGAGGTGCCGGCCAAAGCCCTCTGGGGGGCGCAGACCCAACGCTCTCTCCAAAACTTCGCCATTAGCGATGACCGCATTCCTGTTGATCTAATCCATGCCTTAGCGCAAATCAAACAGGCGGCAGCGATCGTGAACGCTCGCCTGGGGGTGTTGGATAACAACCGACGCGACCTGATCGTGAAGGTGGCGGCCGACATTGCCGAGGGTCGTCACGACGATCAGTTCCCCCTAAGGGTTTGGCAAACGGGTAGCGGCACCCAAACAAACATGAATGTCAATGAGGTGATCAGCAACCTGGTGTCGCGAAGCGTGGGAGAACCATTAGGCAGCCATCAGCCGGTACACCCCAACGATCACGTCAACCGCTCGCAGTCAACCAACGACGCCTTCCCAGCAGCGATCCACATCGCTGCTGCAGCCGGCATTCAATACCGGCTGTTGCCGGAAGTCCAACAACTCAGCGAGGCGTTTGCCACCAAGAGTGAGGCCTGGCAAGACATCGTGAAGATTGGCAGGACCCACCTACAGGATGCGGTGCCGCTGACCCTTGGCCAAGAAGCTTCTGCTTGGCGCGATCAACTCAGCAGTGCCAGGAACCGAATCGAAACATCGTTGCAGGAGCTATACCCGCTCCCGCTCGGTGGCACCGCGGTTGGAACGGGCCTCAATGCCCCAGAAGGCTTCGCCTACCAAGCAGCGACTGAACTGGCACGCTTGAGCGGCTTGCCCTTGATCTCGGCTCCGAACAAGTTTGCTGTGATGGCAAGCCATGACGGCCTAGTGAATGCCATGGGCCAGCTGCGACTCCTCGCGGTGAGCTTGCTGAAGATCGCCAACGACCTCCGTCTCCTCGCCTGCGGCCCACGCGCCGGCCTAGCGGAATTGCATTTGCCTGAGAACGAACCAGGCAGTTCGATCATGCCTGGCAAGGTGAACCCCACCCAGTGCGAAGCGATGGCGATGGTTTGCACCCAGGTGATCGGCCTTGATGCAGCCGTTGCAATGGCCGGGGCTGGCGGCCACCTGCAGATGAATGTCTACAAACCACTGATCGGCTTCAACCTGCTGCAAACGATCACGCTGCTCACCGATGCCTGCCATTCCTTCAGGGTGGCAATGGTGGAAGGCATCAAACCCAACCTCAGTCGGATCCAACGCGATGTGGAGCAATCCCTGATGCTCGTTACTCCGCTTGCACCTGTGATCGGGTACGACAAGGCCAGTGCGATCGCTAAGTATGCCCACGAACAGGGATCAAGCCTGCGCGATGCAGCCCTAGAACTGGGCTACGTGAATGCAACGGAATTCGATCGAATTATTGATCCCGCAGCCATGACGAATCCTTGA
- a CDS encoding RNA helicase produces MVSPDVSQLFPFPLDGFQLESIDALNQGHSVVVSAPTGSGKTLVGEYAIHRAIAHGQKVFYTTPLKALSNQKLRDFREQFGAENVGLMTGDLSVNREARVVVMTTEIFRNMLYAEADEHDDPLADVESVVLDECHYMNDSQRGTVWEESIIHCPPSVQLVALSATVANAGQLTDWIEKVHGPTRLVLSDFRPVPLQFSFCSAKGLHPLLNEQGTGIHPNCKVWRAPKGHKRKGRSPRPPQPEAPPISFVVAQMAQREMLPAIYFIFSRRGCDKAVRDLGVQCLVTEAEQSIIRERLEAYTVANPEAVRDGQHADALLRGIASHHAGVLPAWKELIEELFQQGLVKVVFATETLAAGINMPARSTVIASLSKRTERGHRPLMASEFLQMAGRAGRRGLDTQGYVVTVQSRFEGVREAAQLATSPSDPLVSQFTPSYGMVLNLLQRHDLAKARELVERSFGRYLASLDLVEEEEHLGELRMQLAQLQGTAGDVPWEDFEDYEKQRGRLREERRLLRILQQQAEETLAHELTIALQFASVGTLVSLKSPRLRGGVTPAVIVEKCDGPGQFPLLLCLTLDNVWMMLPCQGVVSLHAELSCLQVDGVKSPDLSRSGELRHGDQDSGRLALAVAHMARRHDMTTAQYDLAGEVLSQVRLVQELEDQLEGHPAHRWGDRKQLKKHRRRMEDLQHEIRERQQLLHHRSNRHWEIFLALIEILRHFGCLDDLEPTEIGRTVAALRGDNELWLGLALMSGHLDELPPAELAAVFEAISTEVNRPDLWSAFPAPPLAEEALHDLSGIRRELLRAQERFKVVVPAWWEPELMGLVEAWAKGTSWNDLIANTSLDEGDVVRIMRRTVDLLAQVPYCEAISEQLRKNARAALIAINRFPVAEADQVLKAAAAESSGLNAATERAA; encoded by the coding sequence ATGGTGTCACCGGATGTTTCCCAGCTGTTTCCATTCCCTTTGGATGGGTTCCAGTTGGAATCGATTGATGCCTTGAATCAAGGGCATTCCGTTGTGGTGAGTGCGCCCACGGGATCTGGCAAGACTTTGGTAGGCGAGTACGCGATTCATCGGGCGATTGCCCATGGCCAAAAGGTGTTTTACACAACACCGCTCAAGGCCTTATCCAATCAAAAGTTGCGCGATTTTCGCGAACAGTTTGGAGCTGAAAATGTTGGCTTGATGACGGGTGACTTGAGCGTTAACCGCGAGGCTCGAGTGGTGGTGATGACCACCGAGATTTTCCGCAACATGCTCTATGCCGAAGCGGATGAGCATGACGATCCTCTTGCCGATGTTGAGTCGGTCGTGCTCGATGAGTGTCACTACATGAATGATTCTCAGCGGGGCACCGTCTGGGAAGAATCGATCATTCACTGTCCACCTTCAGTTCAATTGGTGGCGTTGTCCGCCACCGTGGCCAATGCGGGGCAACTCACCGACTGGATCGAGAAGGTGCACGGTCCGACGCGTCTGGTACTCAGTGATTTTCGTCCGGTCCCTCTGCAGTTCAGTTTTTGTAGTGCCAAGGGTCTCCATCCACTTTTGAATGAACAGGGAACTGGAATTCATCCCAATTGCAAGGTTTGGCGTGCTCCAAAAGGGCATAAACGTAAAGGTCGTTCGCCAAGGCCGCCTCAGCCGGAAGCACCACCGATCAGCTTTGTGGTGGCGCAAATGGCACAACGGGAGATGCTCCCCGCCATTTATTTCATTTTCAGCCGCCGTGGTTGCGACAAGGCCGTTCGTGACCTTGGAGTTCAGTGTTTGGTCACGGAGGCCGAGCAATCCATCATTCGCGAGCGGCTGGAGGCTTACACCGTCGCAAATCCTGAGGCTGTTCGCGATGGCCAGCATGCTGATGCTTTGCTGCGTGGGATTGCATCCCATCACGCTGGAGTCCTTCCTGCCTGGAAAGAGCTGATCGAGGAGCTTTTCCAGCAGGGGTTGGTAAAGGTGGTGTTTGCCACCGAAACGTTGGCGGCGGGCATCAATATGCCAGCGCGCAGCACTGTGATCGCCTCGCTCTCGAAGCGCACGGAACGGGGGCATCGCCCCTTGATGGCTAGTGAATTTCTGCAGATGGCTGGTCGCGCGGGCCGTCGCGGCTTAGATACGCAGGGTTACGTGGTGACGGTTCAGAGTCGATTTGAGGGGGTGCGTGAGGCGGCTCAGTTGGCTACGAGCCCCTCTGATCCGTTGGTGAGTCAATTCACCCCCAGCTACGGCATGGTTCTCAACCTGTTGCAGCGTCACGACTTAGCTAAGGCCAGAGAGCTGGTGGAGCGCAGCTTTGGCCGCTACCTCGCCAGCTTGGATTTGGTGGAGGAAGAAGAACATCTTGGTGAGTTGCGGATGCAGCTAGCCCAGTTGCAAGGCACGGCAGGTGATGTGCCGTGGGAAGACTTTGAGGACTATGAAAAACAGCGCGGCCGTCTCCGCGAGGAGAGGCGTCTGCTCAGGATTCTTCAGCAGCAGGCTGAAGAAACCCTGGCCCACGAACTGACGATCGCCCTCCAGTTCGCAAGCGTCGGAACCTTGGTAAGCCTTAAATCTCCCCGGCTGCGTGGAGGGGTAACGCCGGCCGTGATCGTGGAGAAATGCGATGGCCCCGGGCAGTTCCCATTGCTGCTTTGTTTAACGCTGGACAACGTTTGGATGATGTTGCCTTGTCAGGGGGTCGTGAGTTTGCATGCGGAATTGAGCTGTTTGCAGGTTGATGGCGTGAAGTCGCCTGATCTCAGCCGTTCCGGCGAGCTCCGTCATGGTGATCAGGACAGTGGCCGTTTGGCATTAGCGGTGGCTCACATGGCACGTCGTCATGACATGACCACAGCTCAGTACGACTTGGCTGGCGAAGTGTTGTCTCAGGTGCGCTTAGTTCAGGAATTGGAAGATCAACTGGAGGGGCATCCGGCTCATCGCTGGGGAGATCGCAAGCAACTCAAGAAGCACCGGCGACGTATGGAAGATCTTCAGCACGAAATTCGTGAGCGCCAGCAATTGCTCCATCACCGCTCCAACCGGCACTGGGAGATATTTTTAGCTCTCATTGAGATCCTGCGGCACTTTGGCTGCCTGGATGACTTGGAACCAACGGAGATAGGTCGCACCGTTGCCGCTCTTCGTGGTGACAACGAGCTCTGGCTTGGTCTGGCACTGATGAGTGGTCATCTCGATGAGTTGCCTCCAGCAGAACTGGCTGCAGTGTTTGAGGCCATCAGCACGGAGGTCAATCGTCCAGATCTTTGGAGTGCATTCCCGGCGCCTCCTCTTGCGGAAGAGGCTCTGCATGATTTGTCTGGTATCCGTCGGGAGCTTTTGCGGGCTCAGGAGCGTTTCAAGGTGGTGGTGCCAGCTTGGTGGGAGCCTGAATTGATGGGCTTGGTGGAGGCTTGGGCGAAGGGAACATCCTGGAATGATCTGATTGCTAACACCTCTTTGGATGAAGGAGATGTGGTGCGGATCATGCGGCGCACGGTGGATTTACTGGCTCAGGTGCCCTACTGCGAGGCGATTAGTGAGCAGCTGCGCAAAAACGCCCGTGCGGCCTTAATTGCGATTAATCGTTTCCCGGTCGCGGAGGCTGACCAGGTACTGAAGGCCGCGGCTGCCGAATCCAGCGGTCTCAATGCCGCGACTGAACGGGCTGCCTGA
- a CDS encoding aminotransferase class I/II-fold pyridoxal phosphate-dependent enzyme yields the protein MSSPSQARRRQLRTWRPNPDGSGLLPVNATDQGDETPCCLVDLASNDYLNLARHPELIAAATEEINRSGVGAGGSRLVSGSRPVHDQLEQQLAHWLNRDRVLLYPSGFQANLAAVLALADRHTPVLADRLCHHSLLTGVQASGARLQRFAHNDLVDLNHKLERCRDRQPGHQPLVITESLFSMEGTSPNLSAMAELCSSHEARLLVDEAHALGVLGDGGRGLSHALPNKAVTMLSGTFGKAFGSGGAFLACDADLGETLLQTSGAFRYTTALAPPLAAAALAALRLMQRHPHWSEELLATSQQWRSALATAGWTRPGGTGPILPLVIGSDQAALDRQKTLEAEGLLSIAIRPPTVPEGTARLRLVVRRLLPDGTLDALLHALSLSA from the coding sequence ATGAGTAGCCCGTCTCAAGCACGCCGACGTCAGCTCCGCACTTGGAGGCCCAATCCAGATGGATCAGGGCTTCTTCCGGTCAACGCGACCGATCAAGGAGATGAAACGCCATGTTGCCTTGTGGATTTAGCTAGCAACGATTACCTCAATCTGGCTCGGCACCCAGAGCTCATTGCGGCAGCGACCGAAGAGATCAACCGAAGCGGCGTGGGAGCCGGTGGGTCCCGGCTGGTGAGCGGCAGCCGCCCGGTGCATGACCAACTCGAACAACAACTAGCGCACTGGTTAAATCGAGATCGCGTTCTGCTCTACCCGAGCGGCTTTCAAGCCAATCTTGCCGCCGTTCTTGCACTCGCCGACCGCCATACACCAGTGCTGGCGGACAGGCTCTGCCATCACTCCTTACTCACAGGAGTGCAAGCCAGTGGGGCGCGCCTTCAGCGCTTTGCCCACAACGACCTTGTCGATCTCAACCACAAGCTGGAACGCTGCCGGGATCGGCAGCCAGGGCACCAACCGCTGGTGATCACAGAAAGTCTGTTCAGCATGGAGGGAACCAGTCCCAACCTGAGTGCCATGGCAGAGCTCTGCTCTAGCCATGAGGCCCGACTCCTAGTCGATGAAGCCCATGCCCTCGGCGTCTTGGGAGATGGAGGACGTGGCCTCAGCCATGCCCTTCCAAACAAGGCTGTGACCATGCTCAGTGGCACCTTTGGGAAGGCCTTTGGAAGCGGTGGAGCCTTTCTGGCCTGTGATGCAGACCTCGGGGAAACCCTGCTCCAAACCAGTGGCGCCTTTCGCTACACCACGGCGTTAGCACCACCCCTTGCCGCAGCAGCTCTCGCAGCGTTAAGGCTGATGCAACGCCATCCCCATTGGTCGGAAGAGCTCCTAGCAACGAGCCAACAGTGGCGCTCCGCGCTCGCTACTGCTGGATGGACACGTCCAGGCGGGACAGGTCCAATTCTTCCTCTTGTCATCGGCTCAGACCAAGCAGCTCTTGATCGACAAAAGACCCTGGAAGCAGAGGGACTTTTGAGCATTGCGATCCGCCCCCCCACCGTTCCCGAAGGAACGGCCCGACTCCGTTTGGTAGTGCGTCGGCTCCTGCCCGATGGGACATTGGATGCACTACTGCACGCCCTCTCTTTGAGCGCATAG
- a CDS encoding alpha/beta fold hydrolase, translating into MKQVIAMHGWSGDSHAWVSWIRHFKHHHWSWQSGERGYGKRQEHMPFWHDDQDAIELQRRVVIAHSLGPHLLPEAVLAQATDVVLLASFSRFVPEGPKGRALKTGLKSMRRCLGSDAEAEMLTTFLKRAAAPSSPDGLPSGPIHEGLSQEGRQRLTDDLDQLIASAELPIGLQPSTKVLVVEAEKDAIVVPAAQQELRDAVQTRLKHPAEHWCLPGSGHALLVPDLLMRIQRWLDQPPEKR; encoded by the coding sequence ATGAAACAGGTCATCGCCATGCATGGCTGGAGCGGAGACAGCCATGCATGGGTGTCCTGGATCCGACATTTCAAGCATCACCATTGGTCTTGGCAAAGCGGCGAACGTGGTTATGGAAAGCGACAAGAGCACATGCCCTTTTGGCATGACGATCAAGATGCCATTGAGCTGCAACGCCGCGTGGTGATTGCTCACTCGCTGGGGCCACATTTGCTCCCGGAGGCCGTCTTGGCTCAAGCCACTGATGTGGTGTTGCTGGCAAGTTTTTCCAGATTTGTGCCGGAAGGGCCCAAAGGTCGTGCTCTCAAAACCGGTTTAAAGAGCATGCGCCGCTGCCTTGGTAGCGACGCTGAAGCCGAAATGCTCACCACCTTCTTAAAGCGAGCGGCAGCGCCATCGTCACCAGACGGCCTCCCAAGCGGCCCCATTCATGAAGGGCTATCGCAAGAGGGCCGTCAACGCTTAACCGACGACTTAGATCAGCTCATCGCAAGCGCAGAGTTACCGATAGGACTGCAACCATCAACCAAAGTGCTGGTGGTAGAAGCAGAGAAAGACGCCATTGTGGTGCCCGCCGCCCAGCAAGAGCTGCGCGATGCAGTTCAGACCCGACTGAAGCATCCAGCAGAGCACTGGTGCCTGCCTGGTAGCGGCCATGCACTGTTGGTGCCAGATTTACTCATGCGCATCCAGCGATGGCTTGATCAGCCCCCTGAAAAGCGATGA